Part of the Trypanosoma brucei gambiense DAL972 chromosome 8, complete sequence genome, CCTCAACCGTCTTCGGCAAGTTGCGAAGATGGCTGAGGCAAAGTGCCGCGTCTCCACCAGCACCGAAGACGATATGGGGATTGACGGCTTTGATAGTGCCCCTTTCAATGGCGGATCAGGGATGGGGCCAGGCGCGACACGGGGTTGTGGTGCGTCTCAACCCCGCGTAAGTCGCTTTTATGGTATCTACCCAACACTCGTTATCAAGGCAGTACATGAGGAACAAGACGCCGAGTGGCACGCTGATAAGGTGCGACAGGTACTTGACCGCGTGTCCGATGATGATGCCCGCTTGATGGGCTTCGACCCTCAACGTTGCCACCCACGGGATCTTGTGCTCACTGTGCTTCCAGTTCCACCCCCGCAGGTGCGGCCCGCAATATCCTTCGGCGGTCTCAGGTCAGATGATGAACTCACGCATCAGATCATGTCCATTGTGAAACGAAACAACCAACTACGCAGAGATAAGGAGTCAGACGTGCAGGCAGCAATTGACCGGAGCCGGGCGTTATTGCAAGAACATGTGGCGACATATTTCAATAACGCTTCCACATACTATAAGCCAACGAAGGTGAATGACACAAAGAAGCTAAAGTCATTAACGGAGCGCTTGAAGGGGAAGTACGGTAGACTGCGTGGAAATCTAATGGGGAAGCGGGTGGACTTCTCCGCTCGAACCGTCATCACAGGCGATCCGAACATTGACGTGGATGAAGTAGGTGTACCCTTTTCTGTCGCGATGACGCTTACATTCCCCGAGCGAGTGAACACAGTAAATAAGAAGCGACTGACGGAGTTTGCCCGGCGCACGGTCTACCCGTCGGCGAATTACATACACCATCCGAATGGCACCATAACAAAACTCGCGCTCTTGCGTGACCGCTCCAAGGTGACGCTAAACATCGGTGACGTTGTGGAGAGGCATGTGATTAATGGGGATGTCGTCTTGTTCAACCGGCAGCCGACATTGCATCGCATGAGTATGATGGGCCACAGGGTTCGGGTTCTCAACTATAACACTTTCCGGCTTAATCTCTCTTGTACCACACCATACAATGCTGACTTCGATGGTGACGAAATGAATTTGCACGTGCCGCAGAGTCTCTTAACGAAAGCAGAGCTGATTGAAATGATGATGGTTCCAAAGAACTTCGTCTCGCCCAATAAGTCTGCTCCGTGCATGGGTATTGTGCAAGACAGTCTGCTGGGTAGTTACCGGTTGACGGACAAGGACACATTCCTCGATAAGTACTTTGTGCAAAGCGTGGCACTTTGGCTGGATCTTTGGCAGTTACCCATTCCCGCCATTCTGAAACCCCGACCCCTCTGGACCGGAAAGCAGGTATTTTCGCTTATCCTTCCTGAGGTTAACCATCCAGCAACACCACAGGACCGGCCCCCCTTTCCTCACAATGATTCCGTAGTGATGATACGACGTGGTCAGTTGTTATGTGGACCAATCACTAAGAGTATCGTTGGTGCTGCACCGGGATCACTCATTCACGTTATATTTAATGAGCACGGATCTGATGAAGTGGCACGCTTCATCAACGGCGTGCAGCGCGTGACGACGTTTTTCTTACTTAACTTCGGTTTCAGCGTTGGGGTTCAAGACACCGTAGCTGACAGTGACACCTTGCGGCAGATGAATGATGTCCTCGTGAAAACACGGAGGAATGTTGAAAAAATTGGTGCGGCTGCCAACAACCGTACACTGAACCGCAAGGCTGGTATGACACTTCTGCAGTCATTCGAAGCAGATGTCAACAGCGCACTGAACAAGTGCCGCGAAGAGGCAGCAAAGAAGGCACTGAGCAACGTCCGTCGCACTAACAGCTTCAAGGTGATGATTGAAGCAGGCAGTAAGGGTACAGATCTGAACATATGTCAAATTGCCGTCTTTGTTGGGCAACAAAACGTCGCGGGAAGCCGTATTCCATTCGGTTTTCGTAGGCGCACGCTTCCACACTTTATGCTTGACGATTATGGTGAGACGTCACGCGGCATGGCAAACCGTGGTTACGTTGAGGGTCTGAAACCGCacgagttttttttccacacaaTGGCTGGTCGTGAGGGTTTGATCGATACTGCGGTGAAAACCTCTGATACAGGGTACCTGCAGCGTAAGCTTATCAAGGCGCTAGAAGATGTCCACGCAGCCTACGACGGTACTGTGCGAAATGCAAACGATGAACTAATTCAGTTTATGTACGGCGAAGACGGTCTTGACGGGGCCCGTATAGAGGGTGGGCAGCtgttccctcttccctttcgGGACGATAAGGAGATGGAAGACACGTACAAATATGAGTACGACGTGGATGGCACCTTCAGTGGGAAGGTTGGTGGTAACTATATGGATCCCCACGTTAGGAAGATGCTACGCGCTGATCCCCAAAATGTTCGGAAACTTCAGGAAGAATATGAACAGCTTACGGCGGACCGCNNNNNNNNNNNNNNNNNNNNNNNNNNNNNNNNNNNNNNNNNNNNNNNNNNNNNNNNNNNNNNNNNNNNNNNNNNNNNNNNNNNNNNNNNNNNNNNNNNNNCGGAGCTAGAGATGGTTGAGGAGGTGCTGAATGACAAGCGTGGCGGAGGTCGCATATTTGATGAAGATGGACGAGCGTTTCGTAGCGAAAATTCTCGCGAGATGTGCGACGAGTCTGTAACGTTCGTGATGCACAAGATACCGTCCGAGGCGGCGGTCATATTTCTCGTTGTGACCAGCTACACCGGAGTTGACTTTTCTGTACTACCCACTGTCAAGCTTGTTGTGGTGAATGAAATGACAAATGAACAGGTGGGGACAATTGATCTGAAGCACGCCACTGGAAATGGCACGGCAAACTTGGCGTGCATGCTCTGCCGCGTTCCTACGAGGCTCAGCGGTAGCACAGCACCTGGAAGTGCCAATGGAACAATAACAATGGACGGGGGTTCTCGTCAGTTA contains:
- a CDS encoding RNA polymerase IIA largest subunit, (fragment): MSGGAALPVSQMELHKVNEVQFEIFKERQIKSYAVCLVEHAKSYERGRPVRGGINDLRMGTTDFEFACETCHRKHPECPGHFGYIELAEPVFNIGVFDLVLLVLKCVCKTCGALLLNTREQDVHKKLQHMTGLNRLRQVAKMAEAKCRVSTSTEDDMGIDGFDSAPFNGGSGMGPGATRGCGASQPRVSRFYGIYPTLVIKAVHEEQDAEWHADKVRQVLDRVSDDDARLMGFDPQRCHPRDLVLTVLPVPPPQVRPAISFGGLRSDDELTHQIMSIVKRNNQLRRDKESDVQAAIDRSRALLQEHVATYFNNASTYYKPTKVNDTKKLKSLTERLKGKYGRLRGNLMGKRVDFSARTVITGDPNIDVDEVGVPFSVAMTLTFPERVNTVNKKRLTEFARRTVYPSANYIHHPNGTITKLALLRDRSKVTLNIGDVVERHVINGDVVLFNRQPTLHRMSMMGHRVRVLNYNTFRLNLSCTTPYNADFDGDEMNLHVPQSLLTKAELIEMMMVPKNFVSPNKSAPCMGIVQDSLLGSYRLTDKDTFLDKYFVQSVALWLDLWQLPIPAILKPRPLWTGKQVFSLILPEVNHPATPQDRPPFPHNDSVVMIRRGQLLCGPITKSIVGAAPGSLIHVIFNEHGSDEVARFINGVQRVTTFFLLNFGFSVGVQDTVADSDTLRQMNDVLVKTRRNVEKIGAAANNRTLNRKAGMTLLQSFEADVNSALNKCREEAAKKALSNVRRTNSFKVMIEAGSKGTDLNICQIAVFVGQQNVAGSRIPFGFRRRTLPHFMLDDYGETSRGMANRGYVEGLKPHEFFFHTMAGREGLIDTAVKTSDTGYLQRKLIKALEDVHAAYDGTVRNANDELIQFMYGEDGLDGARIEGGQLFPLPFRDDKEMEDTYKYEYDVDGTFSGKVGGNYMDPHVRKMLRADPQNVRKLQEEYEQLTADR